The genome window ATTTACGTAATTTACGAGAAAATGCTATGCATTTAAGTTCTAATTTTCTCATAATACGTCTAACTTTCTTTTGATTAATAAGGATACCACTATTTTTTAATGTAGCTGTAATTCGGCGATAGCCATATCTGCCATTGTGTTCTTTAAAAATAGACATGATTTTTTCTTCAATATCTTTATCTGGATTTTCAATATCAAATCTCTTCTGGCAATACATATATGTTGATTTAGGAAATTTAGTAGCTTCAAGAAGAATGGAGAGTTTAAAGTCCTTACGAAGATCATAAATTACTTTTGCTTCGTATTGTTTTTTAACCTTTCGGGAACATTCATCCCTGAAGCACGCAACTTTTTTAGAAATGCAAGCTCCGCTTTTAAAAGTTTATTTTCATATTCTAATTCTTGTTCTCTTGTTAATTTATTTTTTTCTTTAGTGTTTTTGTTTTTATTCATTGATGGTCTTCCTTTCGTTTTAGACAAGGCATCGACACCACCATGTAAAAGTTTTTGTTTCCATATTGCTATAAGTGTACTATTGTTCATTCCAAAATGGTTAGCGACTTCTTGTGCACTAGATTTAGTTGTTATCATATAGTTTATAACATCTAGCTTGAACTGTATAGTATAAAAAGTATTTTTATTTTTTCTTTTTAGTCCATCCTCTCCTAATGTATTATACGTATTAACCCATCTTTCAACTTGAGAATGGCTAGCAACTCCATATTGTTTTGCTATTGAAGCATATCCTCCTTCTCTATTTAAATAGGACTTAACTACTTTTAATTTGAAATTAAAATCGTATTTAGCCATATAGAAACACCCCAATCGTTAGATTTTTAGTCCAACAATTGGGGTGCAGTACAAGATAAGCCTCTTTTTCATTGTTGAAATGCTGAAAATATATTTGATTTCATACAAAAAAGAGTGTCTCATGAACTAAAAAGTTCACTTTGAGACACTTCCTTTTGTTAAGTCACTTTGCTTTACTCACCTTTTCTTACATCATTTTCACCAATATGTTGTATTCCAATAAATATAAGATTTATTAATTCTGTTAGTGATTTCCATTGTGATTCTTTTGAATCAAGATAATAATAGTTTTTCGTTCCTTCTCTACGTACATTAACAATTTCTGCTTCTTTCAATATTTTAAGATGATGAGATACAGCAGGACGAGAAAGATGTGTTTTTTCTGTAATTTCTCCTACTCGTATACCATTAAAGTCACTCTCTAGGAGTGTAATTAAAATCAACTGTCTAGTTTCATCACCCATAGCAGAAATAGCTTTACGACATTCTTTAAATTTAGATGTTATTTCTTGTATTCTTTGCTGACATTCTTTTTCCATAAAAACCTCCATACCTTATAAGTATCTAACACTTGCTGTCTCTTTTTGTGCAGTACGTCTATATTTAACATCTGGATATCCAATCACTAGTGTCATAACTACATGTTCCTTGTGTTTTAAACCTAAAAGTTTTTTTAACTTTGGTGAATTATTTGCTACATCTGAAAAATATCCACTAAATAAGACTCCTAGACCATAAGATTCTGCCATTAATGCCATATTTGATGCTGCAAGTGAACCACTAATCTTATCTTTTGTAACTATCATTATTGCATTAGGAGCATTCTTGAAAAAAAAGTTATCATCAATTGGAACTTCCTTTGAATGCTTAACAACAATGTTTGCAATAGGTTTTATTTTTCTAAAAAACTTCACTGCTTCCTTTTCATATATTGCTTTTTTATTATCCAAAACAATATATGATACATCTTGTGAGTTTTTAGCACTAGGTGTATATCTACCTGCCTCTATAATTTGATTTATTATTTCTGGAGAAACTTCTTTATCTTTGAATTTACGGATACTTCTTCTAGATTTAATTGCCATTAATAATTCGTCTGGGTCTAATTTTGGCTTATTTGTAAGTTCTATTGGTGGTTCATCAAATCCCGTCAATGTAATAGCTTCTTTTGGGCAGATTGCTGCACAGTGACCACACATTAGGCAGTCTTGCCTTTTAATTACTGATTTTTTATTTTCTATAGTTATATTATTTACTGGACAATCATTTTTGCAAAGTCCACATCCAATACAAAGATCTTTATTAACTTCAATTATATGTTGGTGTTTCATATTCATCCACATACCTTTCGTTTATTAGTTTAAACTATTATAACACGAAGATGTTTTTTATATTCATTGGTAAAGAATTTGATTACCATTAAATCTTTAATATCTCTATTACATAAACTTTTCATAGATTTTAAAACAGTATAGTTTTCATATAATAAAAAATCAACCTATTCTAAAATATTTGCCATCTTTATAGTCTAAGTTTAAAAAATCTTCATATTATTATTTTTGTTTATTGTTATAAAAAAAAGCACACCCCTAATTAGATGTACATTTTAAATAATTTTATCTTTTATAAAAGTTATAATTCCTGTAGATTTTATCAGATTCTTTTAGATTAATTCAATATTCCAAAATAAATTCGAATTTATAGTTTATACAATATCTACACTTCACAAAACACACCTACTATTTCTTTTTTGGTAGATGCACTTAAAATCCTTTCACTTATATCTTCACCACCTAAAATATAAGCTATTTTAGACATTAATATTATATCTTCATTACCTTCAGATTGTGGCATAGCAAACATAATTATTATTTTTACAGGTAAACCATCTATACTTGGCCAATCTACACCTTCTCTAGATTTACCTATTACTACAGATGCTTTCCTTACATACTTTGTCTTTCCATGTGGCATGGCCATCTGATAACCTATACTTGTAGAACCTATCTTCTCTCTATGTTTTAATGCCTTTATGAACTTATTTTTTGAAGTTATACTTCCTTTATCGTATAATTTATCTACTAATTCTTGTATTATACCTTCTTTTGTAGTTGATTTTAAGTCTAAAATAACACTTTCTTCGTTCAATATTTCTCTAATTTCCATTTATTTTCTCCAATACATTGTTATCAAATAATATTTTAATATCCTCTTCTCTTTCGCAATCTATTATATAATTTATATAGTTCTTTTGCCTATATAGATTTGATACTTCAATCAGAATATGCTTTAAAAAACTATGATTACTAGTTTCTAAATAAAGATTAATCACTCTATTAATATTATCGACATTCATTATTACCTTATTTACTTTACTTTGATTGCATATATATATATTTAAATCTTTTCCTAATGAAATAGAGTCATATTTACTACTTAAATTCATGCCTATTAAACTTCTCATCTGGCTTACATCAAGATTAAAATATATATTATCTTTTAAATACACTCCTAATAAATTTGTATCTAAGTGCATACTCTTCCTAGGTTTATTAAGTAAAGTATTTTTTATATTATTGATATCACTTTCCATTAATAGTACTGATACAACTATATGTAATTTGTCTCTCAAGTCTAAATTTACAGTAGATATTACAAAATCTACATCATCTAAATTTCGCTTATTCAGCTGATGCATAGGAATTATATCAACTATAGTCCACTCAGGAAATTCTCTTTTTAATCTAGCTGCAAGAAGCTGAGATGTTCCATATCCTGTATTGCAAACTACTATTACTCTTTTACTACTCATATTTCTTTCTATAGCCGCTTGAAAATATGTAGCAATATACGAAACTTCATCTATACTAATATTCTTTAGATTATAATGTTCTGTCATAATGTTTATAGTCATCATGCACAATCCCAATACCTCTGAAAATCTCTCTTGTATCTCTTCTAATAATGGATTTTTTATTTGGATATCATATCTTAATCTGTTTAACATGTGCCTTACATGAGATACTAGACTTTTTTGTAGTAGTTCATCATCTCTAAGACTTATATTTAAAAACTGTGACATATTCTCTATCATTATAGATGATACTTTTTCACTGTCACTTAATATATCTGATTCATTATTACAACTCCTATTACTTTCGCTACTAAATCCAGATGATACTAAATAAATATATATATATTTAATTTCATCTTTAGTTATTTTTACTCCATATCTATTTTCTATTTTATCTATAAGTGTAGTAACTTTTTGATATACTAACTCATCCAAATTACATATGGAAACTTCCTTTTCTTCCTGAAACTCTATTTGATTACCTTCTTTAACTCTCTTTAAGCATATAAGTATATGCGTAATTAAATTTATATAGTAGGGCTGACTTATAACATATCCTAAATTGTTTTCCAATTCTGTAATTATAGTTTCTACAAATATGATGGAATCAATATCAAATAAATTTATCAATGCACTAAATGTAGCAGAATCTAATCTTGTTAACTCAGATATATCATGTTGTTCATAATTTTCATCTAATAAATCATCCACCATCTTAGCAATCGATTTCCTTATATCTACTTCTTTACCTATAATTTTAGTTCCCTCTAATGTTTTATTAAGTTTTAAATTATATTCTTTTATCCATTCCTCTATATATTTAAAATCATTTACTATCGAAGTTTTACTTACATAATACTTATCCGATAACTGATTTATTGAAGTTACATTACTTGAATTTAATAATAGATATTTTAAAATTTCCATCCTTCTTTGCTCTACTGATAAAGATTTATTTCCCTTTGGTTGTATATTTAAACTATTAATTAGGTCTATATTGTTCTTTGCTGAAGCTTCTATTAATATTCCACAACCTCTTTTTATATCAATTTTTATATTAAAAGTCTCTAAATATATCTCAATCATCTTCAAATCTTTTTGTAATGTTTTATCTGATACATTTAATTTATCTTTAAAGTATTTTATAGGCTTATATTCATTTTCATTTAATATCAATTTAAGAAATTCAATTTGTCTTGATACAAGCATACTTATGCCCCCTACCTATTTTTTGATATTTCTATTAAGTACTATTTTAGCATATTTCATACTTATGTAAGAATACTAAGATACTTCTGTATCATAAAAGAATTTATGATACACTTTACAAAATTCATATAATATAGAATATAATTTCAAAATAAAAAATAAGGATATTGAGATGTAGCTGGCTACTTCTCAATATCCTTATTTTCAATCTTATTTATAATTTAAGCACTAAGTACTTCAAATTCACTACTTTCACCCTTTATAGTAGGCTTTGTTATCCCTATAATTAATGTTGTTATTACTGTTCCAACTAATATGCAAGCTATATACGCAATTGGTGAACTACATGCAAATGGTATTACAAATATTCCTCCATGTGGTGCCATCAAGGTTATATCTAAACTCATACATATTGCTCCACCTATACAAGAACCAATTATATTTGCTGGAATCATTCTTAACGGGTCTGCAGCTGCAAATGGTATTGCTCCTTCTGTTATGAAAGATGCACCCATTATAGCAGTTGGCAGTGCTGACTTTCTTTCTTCTTTAGTAAACTTATTTTTGAATATTAACATAGCTAATGCTATTGCTAATGGAGGTACCATTCCACCTACCATTAATGCTGCTGATGGTTCAAATACATTACTAGAGAACATGGCTAATCCAAATGCTGAAGCTGTTTTATTAATAGGACCTCCCATATCTGATGCCATCATTCCTGCTAATATTGCACCTAATAATATTTTATTAGTTCCAGACATACTTTGTAACCAAGACTGTAAAGCTTCATTTAACCATGATGCTGGCGTATTAACTATGAAGAACATTATAGCTCCACTAGTGAATGCAATCAACAGTGGACATATCAGCACGGCATTTACTCCCTTTAATACACCCGGTAAGTTTTCTGTTATCTTCATTACTCCTAAAGCTATATATCCTGTTGCAAATCCTGCTACCATACCCCCTAGAAATCCTGAACCTCCAATAACTGCCATGAAACCAGCTATCATAGCAGGAGCAAAACCTTGTCTTCCAGCAATTGATTTAGCTATAAAACCAGCAAGTATTGGTATGAATAACTTAAATGCTGAGTCGCCTCCAAGTTGTCCAAAGAATCCAGCTATAGGGTTGTATGTTTCATGAGTTGGGTCTGATGCAAATATACCAAACATAAATGCTATGGCTATACCAATCCCACCTATTACTACAAATGGAATCATTTCAGATACACCATTCATTAAGTGCTTATAAATACCTTTTTTCTCTGCTCCTTGAAGTATTTCTTTTGAATCTTCTAAAGTTTTTCCACCTGGCTTAATTTCTTTAGCCATCCCATTTTCAGCATTTACAATTAAATTTTTGGCTAATGAGACATTCTTAGCATCTGCTACTTTCTTTTGTAATACTTTCTTTCCTATAAATCTACTTGTTTGAATTTCCCTATCACAAGCTATTATTACGTACTCCGCTCTTTTTATATCCTCTTTAGTTAACTTATTTTCTACGCCTATAGCTCCATGTGTTTCTATTTTAACTTCATATCCAAGTTCTTGTCCTGCTTCCTCTAACGCTTTTTTTGCCATAAAAGTATGAGCTATGCCTGTTGGACATCCTGTTATTCCAACTATAAGACCTTTATTTTGATTATTACTTGAATCTCCTGATTCTACAACTTTACAATTAAATATATCTAATATTTCATATGGAGTTTCTGCACTTAGTAAGTTCTTAATAAGATTTTCATCCATTAAATATGTAGCTAGTTTAGATATAATCTTAAGGTGCTCGTCTAAACCTGACTCTGGAATTGCTATCATAAAAAATGACCTAAGTTTTTGACCATCATTATCCGTAATATCCTTATCTGTTCTTAAATACATCATCACAGGTTGCTTTACTGCACTTGACTTAGCATGAGGGATAGCTATTAAATTCCCCATGTTAGTTGGTGATTCTTTTTCACGTTTATTAATATCAATTATAAACTTTTCTTTATCATTTATATAATTTCCACGATACAAATGATTTACCATGTAATCAATTACATCTTTCTTAGTTTGCATTTGTTTATCTAATACAATACAATCACTACGTAATATTTGGTCTACCATAAATTCTCACCTCCTCGTAATTTATTATCCAATCACTAATTCTTCTTTTTCTAAAAAGCATTTTAATTTATCTATGTCATTAAATAAATTCATTTTAAACTCTATAACTTCCCTTGCAGTTTCTATGCATTGTGGATATATAGCATCTGGCTCATATAAACTTGGATTTTGTTCTAATACTTCTCTATACTTCTTATAATATGCTGATTTAACATCACTTGAAATATTTACTTTACAAACTCCTAGTTTAACTGCTTGTGCTATTTCTTCATCTGGATTTGATGAGCCTCCATGAAGGACTAAAGGTATATCTACTACTTCTTTTATTTCTTTTAATAAATCTAATCTAAGTTCTGGTTTAAACTCTTTTGGATATATACCATGCGCCGTACCAATTGCAATAGCTAGTGTGTCTACTCCTGTTTTTTCAACAAAATCCCTAGCTAATTGTGGATTTGTATATATTATTTCATCAGAACCGCCTTCTCCTGATGTTCCAGTTGTACCTATTGTGCCAAGTTCTCCTTCCACAGATACATTTAATCCTTTTGCTATTTCTACTACTTCCCTAGATATAGCTACATTTTCTTCATATGGTAAATGTGACCCATCAATCATTACTGATGTAAACCCACATCTTATAGCTCTTAATATTTGCTCTTTATTTGCTCCATGATCTAGGTGTATTACCATAGGTATTTTACTCTTATTTGCTTCTTCTATACAACTAGCTACAAAGCTATCTCCTAGGAAACTTAACTCATTTGGATGTATCGCAAGTATTACTGGTGCTTTTTTTTCATTGGCACTCTGTACTACTGCCTTAAGTATTTGCCCACTCCCTATATTAAATGCTGGTACTGCAAATTGATTTTCTTGTGCAACTTTTAACATTTCCTTCATATTTATTAACATATTGTGCCTCCTGATATTTTTAATTTTAGTTTTGATTTGTTTGTTATTTATCTCATTGTTGTTATATTTAAATAATATCAAGATAATAAATGTTCGAAAATGACAATAGTTTTCCTTTTAAAAAAGGAACTTTTATTATACACTCTAAGTTCCTTTTCAATAAATAATTTTTAGAAGTCTGCATCATAGTTAACTATACTTCTTAGGGACAGCTTCTCTTCTTAACTGTTTTAACATACCTTATCTTTCATAATTCTTTATAATAAACAATTATATAAATACAACTGTAATACTTCTAGACCTTTAAATTATTGCATCCTAACAAATTATAATCCACAATAATAATTCATAAAGCAAAGGTATAGCAAATTATAAAATTTTTTAAAATCATTTAACATCTTAAGCTTATTTATTATCTGTATAAAAACCCAAGAAGGTGCTAAATAAAACAATACTTAGACTTTGGAAGACGAAGAACTGACTCTGGAGTTATCGGTCAAAACTAAATAATTTATCAAAAGATATAAACATATCAAATATCCTACTTTCATTTACTAGAAAATTAATGGTTAATGATAGTATATTTAATATACCTATAGCTATAAATTTAAAGATACTTGTACCATAGTTAGTACTATATTGGTGTCAAAAAATTAAAAAGATATTAGCCATTTAGCCAATATCTTTTCGTAGATTTCAATGGTAGATATGATTTATAAGAATTATCCTTTATTATTTTATGCAAATCTTTTTCTATCTAATTTAAAAATTATTCCTAATGCCATATAACATATACCAATTACTAATACACCATAAGCCATAGATACTCCTATCTTAAATTCTTGCATATTAGTTACAATAGAAATTGAAATAGGTCTATTGTAAACACCATAAAGCAAGGCTGACATTGTATATTCTCCAATTGTACGAATGAATACTAATATAGCTCCTGAAATTATTCCTGGCATCATATTTGGGATTATTACATTATAAAAGGTTTGTATCCTTCCAGCCCCTAAACTCCTTGATGACTCTTCTAGCCCTAAATTTATTGACTTCATAGCAACCTCATTGGATGAAAATAATAATGGCAAAGCATAAATTGTATATGCTATAGGTAAAATATAAAAACCACCTATTAATGACTCATTAAAAGCAAATATACTTTTTTGATTAAATGTATTAATTAGGTTAACTGCAATGGCACTTGCAGGCATACTCCAAGGTAACATTATAATAAATTTTGCTAGTCGATTATATGTATTATCCTTTTTAATTACTAAATATGATACTGGTACAGTAATTATCAATCCTAATGCCACTGCCATTAAAGACATTTTCAAACTGTTTAACATAGGCTGTAATACACGTGATTTTTGGAAAATCATCTGGTAGTTTTCCAGTGTAAAGTCTCTAGGAAATATAGATGTCATAATTGAATATGTACTTACAAAAGATAAATATACAATAGTAATTATAGGAAGCATAATCATAATAATTTGTATTTCAATAATAATCTTGCATACAAATGTAAATAAATCTTTTTTTCTATTATCAACTTTATAACTTTGAGATTTTAAAGATGATACTACTCCATATTTTTTGCCATAATACTGCAATAAAATCATAAATGAAATCCCCATTAGTAATAAAGTAATTACTTGAACTGAGGCTATATCCATGTGGTTATTAGCCTTAGACCTAACAATCTGAGTGCTTAAAACTTTAAAACCACCACCTATAAGATTTGGGGCTGAGAAAGAACTAATCCCAGATGCAAAAGTTATAATAGTAGAGCTTATAACAGCAGGTGTAATAACAGGCCATATTACATCAAAAAATACTCTTAGCTTTGATGCTCCCATTCCTTTTGCAGCTTCAACTGTTGAGTAATCCACATATTTTAAGGCAACATATACATTTAAATAAAAATACACATACTGAGTATAGGCAACCACAAATAAAATTCCTTTTAATCCACTAAAATCATAAGGTTTGTCGATAAAAGAGAGTAAAAATTCTATAGATTTTGTAACTATACCAGTTTCTCCATAAAGCTGAATACATGCAATTACCATAATTACTCCAGGAATCATCATTGGACTTAATAAAAGAATATGTATGATTTTTTTGTGTTTGTCACAAACAAATGTCATATATAAGGCAAGCGATATTCCCATAATTCCACATACAAGTACAGAACCCAATCCCAAAATTATAGTATTATTTACTACCCTTAAATTATTAGCATTTGAAAAATATTCTTTGAAAACTTCAAAAGAATATCTACCTTCACCTTGAAATGCTTGTGCAAAGGTGTTAGTTATTGGAACGATAATATATCCAATCAAAATCCAAAATAATATACTGTATAAAATAATAGAAATAATATTTTTAGATGTAAATTTACTATGGTTTCTTTTTTTAATCATATTATTCACCTTGTAGCACACCTAAATATGCCCTATCCCCTACGTTTAATTTATTGCTATTATTCAGCCTATTAAGTTCAGTCACTTGATATTTTTTCCCATTATTTGATACTGTATATTCTAAAATTGGTCCTAAGAAATTCTTAGATTCTATTTTTACTTTTACAAAACCACTTTGGTCGGTATTTTGCAATAATATCATTTCTTCAGGTCTTTTATAAATATAAGACCTTGTCTCTTTTTCAATATTAAAATTAACATAATCCTCTTTTTCAATACAGTTTGAAGTACCTACAAAGTTTGCTACGAAATCATTCAATGGGCTTTTGTAAACTTCCATTGGCATACCAATTTGAAGAACTTTGCCCTTATCCATTACAGCTATTCTATCAGAAATAGCCAAGGCCTCTTGTTGATCATGAGTAATAAATAAAGTGGTAATACCTATCTTTTGTTGTATCTCTCTTATTTCTTCTCTCATCTTGACTCTTAAGGCTACATCTAGATTAGACATTGGTTCATCTAATAAAAGCATAGTAGGCTCAGTAGCTAATGCTCTTGCTACTGCCACTCTTTGTTGCTGTCCACCAGATAGTTCATCAATCTTTTTTCTCCTAAACTCTTTCATTCCTGCCAATTCTAAATAAGTATCACATTTTTCCATTATAATTTTTTTAGATAACTTTTTTATTTTCAACCCATAAGATATATTTTCTTCTACAGTCATATTTGGAAACAGTGCATAGTTTTGAAAAACAGTTCCCATATTTCTATTTTCTGGTTCTAGATTGGTAATATTCTTATCACCAACATAAATACTCCCAGAAGAAGGCTTTATAAATCCACCAATTATTCTTAAAATAGTTGTTTTACCACATCCAGAAGGTCCTAATAAAGTAAAAAACTCTCCTTCTTTAATGGATATATTAACATCATGTAATACTTTTTCTTTTCCATAATAGTGATTAATTTCTTTTAATTCTATATTCTTCATATCGTCCTCACAAATTATCTAATATTTATAAATTTTTAAATATACACATGATGAATCATCATAGATTTTAAATCTAGTTTTAAATCTAAGAAACTCTATTGCCATTTCATCACCTTTTTTATTTCTCTAATTTTGCTATATATAATCTATACTTTAATATAAGCTCTTTTCATCATTTAATCTTTATCAAAACTCTTATACCTGCCACATCCACATGAATTGTATTTTTACTATAATTAAAAGTTCTGCATAATAAAAATTTCATTTCGCTTAAGCAACTATATTTATGAATCACTTCATATCATTGGTTACTTCATTAATCACTCAAAATATACTTTATTTAATATTGGTGTATTAGTATCATTTGGTTACACGAGTTATACAAAAATCATGATATGCCATAGTTCCCTTATACGTAAAATAGCGAGGAAAATCCTCACTATTTTTGTATATAATATTAAATTATCTAACTAGACTATTTTATAGTTTTATTGTTATCTATTATATCGGTTTCCCACTTTTCAATCCAGTTAGATTGATTTTTTCCAATTACAGACCAATCTACATTCATAGCTTTATATTCTTTTGACATCCACTTTGGTGAATCTTTAAGTGCAGAATCTAATGTCGGAATACGATTAAAATCATTTGCAACCATAGCTTGAACCTTAGCACTTCCAACAAAATCTACGAATTTAGCTGCTGCTTTTGGATGTGGTGCATTTTTTAGAGCTGCTACACAGTCTGTGATTACTACAGAACCACTCTCTGCATCCACAACTTCTAATGGCATATTATTTTTTTCTTTGTTTTCTATTATATCACTTAACACTGCAACAGATATAGCAGCTTCACCTTTACCTATTGCTGAATACATAACACTTCCACTATTGTAGTAGTTCTTTATATTTTTATTTAAATCTTCAAGATACTTCCAAGCTTCAGCTTCACTCTTAGTAGTTGAATAGTAATTAATTAAGTTACTAACAGTAGAACGCATAGACGACGATAATGAGTCTCTAGTAACTATTGAATCTTTATATTCTTCTTTTGTTAAATCGCTCCAATCTTTTGGTGCTTTATCAGCTGATAATAATTTTGTGTTATAAAACATAATTACTGGTGTTTTTATAGTTCCATACCAATATCCTTCTGAATCTTTATAAGACTTGTCTAATTCATTATTCCAGCTTGGTTCAGTCTTTTCATACAATCCTTCTTCTTTTAATTGCATATATGTAGACGTATCTCCACCAAACATTATATCTGCTTGTGGATTATCTTTTTCACTTCTAACACGATCTGCTAGTTCACCCTTTAAATTTATGAATTCAACATTAACTCCTGTTTCCTTTGTAAATTCTTCAGAAATTGCTCCTAACATATCCTCGCTATGTGTAGTATATACTACTAATGTATCCTCTAATTTGTCACTTTTTGATGTGTTATCATTGCTACAAGCTACCAGTGATAATGACATCACTACAGTTAATAAAATAGTTGCTATTTTTCTCTTCATATCAATACCTCCCCCATCTTCATTTTAAATGTTATTATTCTTATAGTCAACGATTCGACAATAATCTATATAATTGTATTTTTCTATAATTACTTATTTTATTATTGTATTTTTCTATAATTATACTTATTTTTATACATATAATTTTTATATTGACATTAATCTATTTTCAATATTAGTATTTTATTTCTTCAAAACATATTTTAAATATTAGTAGTATCATTCTT of Clostridioides sp. ES-S-0054-01 contains these proteins:
- a CDS encoding ABC transporter ATP-binding protein, giving the protein MKNIELKEINHYYGKEKVLHDVNISIKEGEFFTLLGPSGCGKTTILRIIGGFIKPSSGSIYVGDKNITNLEPENRNMGTVFQNYALFPNMTVEENISYGLKIKKLSKKIIMEKCDTYLELAGMKEFRRKKIDELSGGQQQRVAVARALATEPTMLLLDEPMSNLDVALRVKMREEIREIQQKIGITTLFITHDQQEALAISDRIAVMDKGKVLQIGMPMEVYKSPLNDFVANFVGTSNCIEKEDYVNFNIEKETRSYIYKRPEEMILLQNTDQSGFVKVKIESKNFLGPILEYTVSNNGKKYQVTELNRLNNSNKLNVGDRAYLGVLQGE
- a CDS encoding extracellular solute-binding protein; translated protein: MKRKIATILLTVVMSLSLVACSNDNTSKSDKLEDTLVVYTTHSEDMLGAISEEFTKETGVNVEFINLKGELADRVRSEKDNPQADIMFGGDTSTYMQLKEEGLYEKTEPSWNNELDKSYKDSEGYWYGTIKTPVIMFYNTKLLSADKAPKDWSDLTKEEYKDSIVTRDSLSSSMRSTVSNLINYYSTTKSEAEAWKYLEDLNKNIKNYYNSGSVMYSAIGKGEAAISVAVLSDIIENKEKNNMPLEVVDAESGSVVITDCVAALKNAPHPKAAAKFVDFVGSAKVQAMVANDFNRIPTLDSALKDSPKWMSKEYKAMNVDWSVIGKNQSNWIEKWETDIIDNNKTIK
- a CDS encoding iron ABC transporter permease, with amino-acid sequence MIKKRNHSKFTSKNIISIILYSILFWILIGYIIVPITNTFAQAFQGEGRYSFEVFKEYFSNANNLRVVNNTIILGLGSVLVCGIMGISLALYMTFVCDKHKKIIHILLLSPMMIPGVIMVIACIQLYGETGIVTKSIEFLLSFIDKPYDFSGLKGILFVVAYTQYVYFYLNVYVALKYVDYSTVEAAKGMGASKLRVFFDVIWPVITPAVISSTIITFASGISSFSAPNLIGGGFKVLSTQIVRSKANNHMDIASVQVITLLLMGISFMILLQYYGKKYGVVSSLKSQSYKVDNRKKDLFTFVCKIIIEIQIIMIMLPIITIVYLSFVSTYSIMTSIFPRDFTLENYQMIFQKSRVLQPMLNSLKMSLMAVALGLIITVPVSYLVIKKDNTYNRLAKFIIMLPWSMPASAIAVNLINTFNQKSIFAFNESLIGGFYILPIAYTIYALPLLFSSNEVAMKSINLGLEESSRSLGAGRIQTFYNVIIPNMMPGIISGAILVFIRTIGEYTMSALLYGVYNRPISISIVTNMQEFKIGVSMAYGVLVIGICYMALGIIFKLDRKRFA